CAGCAGCCGGCCGCCGCTGGGCAGGCGCAAGGTATAAAGGATCTCCGCACCGCGAAAGGCCTTCTGCGCCACCTTGGCCCGGAGCGTACTCTCCGGGTCCGGCACGATGTCATCCGGCCGCAACAGCAGCTCGAGCGGCGCTCCCCGTCCCCAGTCGTAGGCGCGATCGCCCCTGTGCACGCCGATCTCGGTTTCGATCGTCTCGGGCGTGAGCAGGGTACCGCGCAGGAACACGCCCTGCCCGATGAAATCGGCGACAAAGCGGTCAGCCGGCTCGTGATACAGGTTGTAGGGCGTGTCCCACTGCAACAGCTTGCCCTCGCGCATAACGCCGACGACATCGCCGAGCGCGAAGGCTTCGTGCTGGTCATGCGTCACCAGCACGCCGGTGGCGCCGCGCTGCCTGAGAATCTCGCGCACCTCGCCCGAAAGGCGTTCGCGCAGCTCGACGTCGAGGTTGGAAAACGGCTCGTCGAGCAGGATGAGATCGGGCTGCGGCGCCAGCGCCCGCGCCAGCGCCACGCGCTGCTGCTGTCCGCCGGAGAGCTCGTGCGGGTAGCGCCCGCCCATGCCGCCGAGACCCACGACCTCGAGCATTTCATCGACGAGTTTTTGCCTGCGGGCGCCGGTGATTCCGCGCAGGCCGAAGCCGACATTGCCGGCGACGTCGAGGTGCGGAAACAGGGCGTGATCCTGGAACACCATGCCGAGGCGGCGTTTCTCCGGCGGCAGGGTGAAGCCCGGTTGGGACACGGCGCTGCCATTGATCCAGATGTTGCCCGCGCTCAGGGGGTGAAAACCGGCGATGGCGCGCAACACGGTGGTCTTGCCGCAGCCGCTCGGTCCCAGCAGGCAGGCGATGCTGCCGGCGGTGACATGCAGCGACAGTCCGTCCACCGCGAGACGGCCGTCGTAGCGGCATACGATGTCATTGAGCGCGAGTATTTCGTTCACGGAAAGATTTAATGGACAGGATTAACAGGATTTACAGGATTAAAAATAAGACAGTTTTTATGTTTTGTATATCAATAATCCTGTTAATCCTGTGAATCCTGTCTATTTTCGTTCTTTTCCCGCCAGCAGGAATTCGAGCAGGGCCTTCTGGGCATGCAGGCGGTTTTCGGCCTCGTCCCAGACAACGCTTTGCGGTCCGTCGATGACCTCGGCCGCCACCTCCATGCCGCGGTAGGCCGGCAGGCAGTGCATGAAGACGGCATCCCGGTTTGCCAGTTTCATGAGCGCGCCGTCCACCATGAAGCCGGCGAAGGCCTTGATGCGCTCCGCCTTTTCGTGCTCCTGTCCCATGCTGGCCCAGGTGTCGGTGACGACGATGTCCGCGCC
The DNA window shown above is from Sulfuricaulis limicola and carries:
- a CDS encoding ABC transporter ATP-binding protein, which produces MNEILALNDIVCRYDGRLAVDGLSLHVTAGSIACLLGPSGCGKTTVLRAIAGFHPLSAGNIWINGSAVSQPGFTLPPEKRRLGMVFQDHALFPHLDVAGNVGFGLRGITGARRQKLVDEMLEVVGLGGMGGRYPHELSGGQQQRVALARALAPQPDLILLDEPFSNLDVELRERLSGEVREILRQRGATGVLVTHDQHEAFALGDVVGVMREGKLLQWDTPYNLYHEPADRFVADFIGQGVFLRGTLLTPETIETEIGVHRGDRAYDWGRGAPLELLLRPDDIVPDPESTLRAKVAQKAFRGAEILYTLRLPSGGRLLALFPSHADHAIGELVGIRVQADHLVAFPLAAGHSAGAARVAN